Proteins encoded within one genomic window of Fibrobacterota bacterium:
- a CDS encoding Ig-like domain-containing protein, with product MRAPFHSSSFIQPPLGRFRPALALLGAILFLLLWSCQLESGTKVEDTASFDQLFDSLSKYDSVIIVFNDTNGRFLDTVYQGKVDSHAKLVNLPVKGWDGGKAIIRITGITGGKVVYEVQKKFDGTVNQVDGNTYVILPGTALSGNFQDWQITVGDSLKLPVITVTPEALSDKSIRWMASDTAILHLGSDFVRAKSQGSATLTARLRSDSTKAFAILVTVNSNFRMPDSLFLSPNPMQLTASGAPGQFTIRSTPATADKSVDWISDDSTIARVSLDGSVQGLKPGSTRIRAASKTKSEVTAGADVLVAAETPVSKVAFLNQPGNLYVGGVPESLLVKVTPPTANQEVEFSVADSAFAAVANHKITALKAGTTQVIVRSSRYPSISDTLPITIAAGVPVQSVSIINKPTAPFYTGGSALTLRASASPSQAPQIFAWRSSAPALASIDDSGKVTPLSPGTVTLYALSKVDSIKRDSVTVSIRRDIPQLAVGRDTTLSIGQSITFTPVAPKQSGGSIVEFKWDLDGDQVWDDSASALKPVSFTYNQAKDYAARFYVKDDQGNDTTVVRHVKVVNGSVVLIQAPFDKSYANKSPIKVTWTVDGKAQDSLIQETLKDGANTVTRTFRDSLNRVFSASIVVFFDTVAPNKPLVHGTSLTAVTQPIWTWATGGGGGAGAFRINVDSESIFSAEIRDTSFTPVSALTAGVHTFYVQERDAAGNWSASGKFATTIDLTPPLAPSVSAPPSPTNNPRPTWAWATRGGGSGNWRYKMGDRNLSSGATETLNAYYTPSSDLASGTYTLHVQERDSVGNWSASDSASVVVDLSAPNAPNIVSPSTPTRATKPTWNWSSNGGGGNGTYQYQLDVNPAVTTSSLTFTPSTALTDGTHTLKVQEKNNSGTWSPAATSSVLIKSAPLAPTVSVAATLTNAPNWTWTPVANSGGNGTYIYQLDGGAGSTVQPVTQYSPTLSEGSHTLCVSEQDALGSGAQGCKSLQVDLTPPALTLTAPVGMAKVFSNSPTATGTVSDANGIKTLSYVLNSGATQSFAFTGSPWTLNSIPWSEDRNILAVTVTDNANNSTTIRDTVYKRSNVIFVRKTATGDGTSWANAYGELNVPLSNPAITGKAIWVSAGTYAPASAQLSGMSVGTNDSIYGGFASNGSGISLAERNYNLNQTIIQGLAFDGALVQFSGDNAIFNGFILEKGSSGIGNGSGRNNKIISCTFRNFTGTDNDPLVMYSDGSGLIDSCLFTGNLNTHQGVLRGGGFTVAHTTIQNNTSNASSGGVSVIADVTMHDMTFSNNKSDDGTGTLVSIHVLAANGTLTYEKSTCTFDGLADGSGIIDAGGTIVSY from the coding sequence GCGGCAAGGTGGTTTATGAAGTGCAGAAGAAATTCGACGGAACGGTGAATCAGGTGGACGGCAATACCTATGTCATCCTGCCGGGAACCGCGCTCTCGGGGAACTTCCAGGATTGGCAAATCACGGTGGGCGACTCGCTCAAACTGCCCGTCATTACGGTGACACCCGAGGCGTTGAGCGACAAGTCCATCCGCTGGATGGCATCCGACACCGCCATCCTGCACTTGGGATCTGATTTCGTGCGGGCGAAGTCCCAAGGCAGCGCCACCCTGACGGCCCGGCTCCGGTCCGATTCCACCAAAGCTTTCGCGATCCTGGTTACGGTCAATTCCAATTTCCGTATGCCGGACAGCCTGTTCCTTTCCCCCAATCCCATGCAACTCACGGCGTCGGGAGCGCCGGGGCAATTCACGATTCGATCGACCCCGGCCACGGCCGATAAATCCGTGGATTGGATATCGGACGATTCCACCATCGCCCGGGTTTCGCTCGACGGCTCGGTGCAAGGGCTGAAGCCGGGAAGCACGCGGATCAGGGCGGCCTCGAAGACCAAATCGGAAGTGACCGCCGGCGCCGACGTCCTGGTCGCCGCTGAAACCCCGGTGAGCAAGGTCGCCTTCCTCAACCAACCAGGCAACCTCTACGTGGGCGGCGTGCCCGAAAGCCTGCTGGTCAAGGTCACTCCCCCAACCGCCAATCAGGAGGTGGAATTTTCCGTGGCCGACTCGGCATTTGCCGCCGTCGCGAATCACAAGATCACTGCGCTTAAGGCCGGAACGACGCAGGTGATCGTCCGATCCTCGCGCTACCCTTCCATATCCGATACCTTGCCGATCACCATCGCGGCCGGAGTCCCGGTCCAGAGCGTTTCCATCATCAACAAGCCGACCGCTCCTTTCTATACCGGCGGATCCGCCTTAACCCTGCGCGCCAGCGCGTCGCCTTCCCAGGCGCCGCAAATCTTCGCATGGCGCTCTTCCGCTCCCGCCCTGGCCTCGATCGACGATTCCGGCAAGGTAACGCCGCTGTCCCCCGGAACCGTCACTCTGTACGCCCTCAGCAAGGTCGATAGCATTAAGCGGGATAGCGTCACCGTCTCGATCAGGCGGGACATTCCCCAACTCGCGGTGGGCCGGGACACCACCCTTTCCATAGGCCAGAGCATCACCTTTACTCCCGTCGCCCCAAAACAGAGCGGAGGCTCCATTGTGGAATTCAAGTGGGACCTGGATGGGGACCAGGTGTGGGATGATTCCGCCTCGGCCTTGAAACCGGTTTCCTTTACCTACAACCAGGCCAAAGATTACGCGGCGCGCTTCTACGTCAAGGATGATCAGGGGAACGATACCACGGTTGTCCGCCATGTGAAAGTGGTCAATGGTTCGGTGGTTCTCATCCAAGCGCCCTTCGACAAAAGCTATGCCAACAAATCGCCCATCAAGGTCACTTGGACCGTGGACGGCAAAGCCCAGGATTCGTTGATCCAGGAAACCCTGAAGGACGGGGCCAATACCGTTACCCGGACCTTCCGGGATTCCTTGAACCGCGTCTTTAGCGCCAGCATCGTGGTCTTTTTCGACACCGTCGCGCCCAACAAGCCTTTAGTGCATGGGACTTCTCTGACGGCCGTCACGCAACCAATCTGGACTTGGGCAACCGGAGGCGGAGGAGGAGCCGGCGCTTTCCGCATCAATGTCGATTCGGAATCGATCTTCAGCGCCGAAATCCGCGATACGAGTTTCACGCCGGTTTCGGCTTTGACTGCCGGCGTGCACACCTTCTACGTTCAAGAGCGGGATGCGGCGGGCAACTGGTCGGCCTCGGGGAAATTCGCGACCACGATCGATTTGACGCCGCCCCTGGCGCCTTCCGTTTCCGCTCCGCCGTCGCCCACCAATAATCCCAGGCCAACTTGGGCCTGGGCCACCCGGGGTGGAGGCAGCGGGAATTGGCGGTATAAGATGGGAGACAGGAACCTTTCATCGGGTGCCACCGAAACGCTGAACGCTTATTACACTCCTTCGTCCGATTTAGCCTCCGGCACCTATACCCTCCATGTCCAGGAACGCGATTCGGTCGGGAACTGGTCCGCTTCCGATAGCGCCTCCGTGGTTGTCGATCTCTCGGCCCCAAATGCACCCAATATCGTTTCGCCATCCACACCCACTCGAGCTACCAAACCTACATGGAATTGGAGCAGCAACGGCGGGGGAGGCAATGGAACCTATCAATATCAACTGGACGTCAATCCCGCCGTAACCACTAGCTCTCTGACGTTCACCCCAAGCACCGCGCTCACCGATGGGACGCACACGCTCAAAGTTCAGGAGAAAAACAACTCGGGAACGTGGTCGCCCGCCGCAACGTCTTCCGTGTTGATCAAATCCGCGCCTCTGGCGCCCACGGTGTCCGTTGCCGCGACCCTGACGAACGCGCCCAACTGGACGTGGACCCCAGTGGCGAACAGCGGAGGAAACGGAACCTATATCTATCAATTGGACGGCGGAGCCGGTTCTACGGTTCAACCCGTGACCCAATACTCCCCTACCCTGAGCGAAGGGTCGCACACCCTCTGCGTTTCCGAACAGGACGCTTTGGGTTCCGGAGCCCAGGGATGCAAATCATTGCAAGTGGATTTGACCCCTCCCGCGCTTACCCTTACTGCGCCTGTAGGAATGGCCAAGGTTTTCTCGAATTCGCCGACTGCGACCGGGACTGTCTCGGATGCGAATGGAATTAAGACTTTATCCTATGTGTTGAATTCCGGGGCAACCCAAAGTTTCGCGTTTACGGGCAGCCCATGGACCCTGAATTCGATTCCGTGGTCTGAGGACCGGAACATCCTTGCCGTAACTGTTACCGACAATGCGAACAATTCAACGACCATCCGTGATACGGTGTATAAAAGGTCCAACGTGATTTTCGTGCGCAAAACCGCTACCGGCGACGGAACATCTTGGGCTAACGCCTATGGGGAGTTGAATGTCCCCTTAAGCAACCCGGCGATAACCGGAAAGGCTATATGGGTTTCCGCAGGGACCTACGCCCCTGCTTCAGCGCAGCTTTCTGGAATGTCGGTGGGCACAAACGATTCCATTTATGGAGGCTTTGCCTCAAACGGCTCCGGGATATCTTTGGCTGAGCGAAACTATAACTTGAATCAAACAATAATACAGGGTCTGGCCTTTGACGGTGCGTTGGTACAATTTTCCGGGGACAACGCCATTTTCAATGGTTTTATTCTCGAGAAAGGCTCTTCTGGAATCGGGAATGGCTCTGGCAGAAACAATAAAATCATTAGCTGTACCTTTAGGAACTTTACCGGGACGGATAACGATCCCTTGGTGATGTACTCGGATGGTTCCGGATTGATCGATAGTTGTCTTTTTACCGGTAACCTGAATACCCATCAAGGCGTCCTGCGCGGCGGCGGCTTCACGGTGGCTCACACGACCATTCAAAACAACACCAGCAATGCTTCGAGCGGGGGAGTTTCCGTAATAGCGGACGTAACGATGCACGATATGACGTTTTCCAATAATAAATCTGATGACGGAACAGGTACCCTTGTGAGCATTCACGTCCTTGCCGCCAATGGAACCTTAACCTATGAAAAATCAACCTGCACTTTTGATGGCCTCGCCGATGGATCGGGTATTATTGACGCGGGTGGGACGATTGTTTCATACTGA
- a CDS encoding LacI family DNA-binding transcriptional regulator yields MKKTATIKDIAQHLQISAATVSRALRDHPNISDQRKASVWKTAREMNYQPDSVAQSLKRGSTQTIGVIVPAIKYHFFSQALDGIEEVAFKAGYTVLVCKSNESHDREVGNAETLASNRVAGIIVSLAQDSRDTDHFANLMQRNVPVVFFDRVPEKLKAPKVVGDDYEAAYALTEHLIQRGYRRIAHLAGPEALLISRRRIKGYRDALKKHGLAAPPAYLIHGGLEEEDGRREAAKLLALRPRPDAVFAVNDPVALGVYLACKQAGVKIPSDLAVAGFSDNPISALLTPPLTTVAQSSYELGAAAAKMLLERIREGNPAKSELEVCKSRLVIRESTPERLPDLSAPQPH; encoded by the coding sequence ATGAAGAAAACCGCCACCATCAAGGACATCGCTCAGCACCTGCAGATATCCGCCGCCACGGTTTCGCGCGCGTTGCGGGATCATCCGAATATCAGCGACCAGCGCAAGGCATCGGTCTGGAAGACCGCCCGGGAAATGAATTACCAACCCGATTCGGTGGCCCAGAGCCTGAAGCGGGGAAGCACCCAGACCATCGGGGTGATCGTGCCGGCCATCAAGTACCACTTCTTCTCCCAAGCCCTGGACGGCATCGAGGAAGTCGCCTTCAAAGCCGGCTATACCGTGCTGGTGTGCAAGTCGAACGAAAGCCACGACCGAGAGGTCGGCAATGCCGAGACCCTGGCGTCCAATCGCGTGGCCGGTATCATCGTATCCTTGGCCCAGGATTCCCGGGACACCGATCATTTCGCCAACCTCATGCAGCGGAACGTTCCGGTGGTGTTCTTCGATCGCGTCCCCGAGAAGCTGAAGGCTCCCAAGGTAGTCGGGGACGATTACGAGGCCGCCTACGCGTTGACCGAGCATCTGATCCAACGCGGTTACCGCAGGATCGCGCACCTGGCGGGCCCAGAAGCTTTGCTGATCAGCCGGCGCCGCATCAAGGGATATCGCGACGCCTTGAAAAAGCATGGCCTCGCCGCCCCGCCCGCGTATCTGATCCATGGCGGGCTCGAGGAAGAAGATGGACGCAGGGAGGCCGCCAAGCTCTTGGCCCTGCGCCCGAGGCCCGATGCGGTCTTCGCCGTGAACGATCCCGTGGCCCTGGGGGTGTACCTGGCTTGCAAGCAGGCAGGAGTGAAGATTCCCTCCGATCTGGCCGTGGCTGGATTTAGCGACAATCCCATCTCCGCATTACTTACCCCTCCGCTGACCACCGTTGCCCAGTCCTCTTATGAGTTGGGGGCCGCGGCGGCGAAGATGCTGTTGGAGCGCATCCGGGAGGGGAACCCCGCCAAGTCCGAATTGGAAGTCTGTAAAAGCCGGCTGGTCATCCGCGAAAGCACGCCCGAGCGGCTTCCGGACTTATCCGCCCCTCAACCACATTAG
- a CDS encoding PDZ domain-containing protein, with the protein MSALSRLAIVAVTCLSAGCIFDSGYSVQDTLGPVAKSQVLDTVVGGNAIPARRVDLYQPLLDLTLKPGQIASPETFAPVNVKDHEDSGRVVQYRMTRQRFGSWSPELEFKWNWYQLQANWIFPKELPDTSGLAGGTGALYEKLHSEDRFTRYFDSAAAPGIWNLINNSTKPGAVGVMVKSNGTGDTVLVKLVVAGSPADRAGMAKGMAILAVGDSSVTGDSALTRFARFNSGDSGSSVKLTFLAPGGTPTTRELVRVPVAFPTVLVDSLDGVAYLTITGFTPNTLDQKSTWTELRDALIATRRFPATILDLRDNGGGSLDVAMLMCDEIIPADKVIIRQVQRRFDEMALAPIATEIAEVATGGGAGEKAADGSARKYLLLADSGTASAAEIFVVSLREGAGVPLMGIKTFGKGVGQIVKNTPGKGLSLITFLKFTSASGLDYHKHGLEPDYPDSASGDSLLPHAVAKAKELAQIHTAAKRSAAEGRALMAAAAAAEWNRKQALRPGVKELLLEDRP; encoded by the coding sequence ATGTCCGCCCTTTCGCGTCTTGCCATCGTGGCGGTGACCTGCCTGTCCGCGGGCTGCATTTTCGATTCCGGCTATTCCGTGCAGGATACCTTGGGGCCGGTGGCCAAATCCCAAGTACTGGATACCGTGGTCGGGGGAAACGCGATCCCGGCCCGCCGCGTCGATCTCTATCAGCCGCTGTTGGACCTGACCTTGAAGCCGGGGCAGATCGCATCGCCGGAAACCTTCGCACCCGTCAACGTGAAGGATCACGAGGACAGCGGCCGCGTCGTTCAATACCGGATGACCCGGCAGCGTTTCGGTTCCTGGAGCCCGGAATTGGAGTTCAAGTGGAATTGGTACCAGTTACAGGCCAATTGGATCTTCCCCAAGGAACTCCCGGATACCTCCGGCCTGGCCGGCGGGACCGGTGCGCTGTACGAAAAGCTGCATAGCGAGGATCGCTTCACCCGGTACTTCGACAGCGCGGCCGCGCCGGGAATCTGGAACCTCATCAATAACTCGACCAAGCCGGGAGCCGTTGGGGTTATGGTGAAATCCAACGGCACTGGCGACACCGTACTAGTGAAACTGGTGGTGGCGGGATCCCCCGCCGATCGCGCGGGCATGGCGAAGGGCATGGCCATTCTCGCGGTGGGCGATTCATCGGTAACGGGGGACTCGGCCCTGACACGGTTCGCGCGCTTCAACTCGGGGGATTCGGGCAGCTCGGTGAAGCTCACCTTCCTGGCCCCGGGCGGAACGCCTACCACGCGGGAGCTGGTGCGCGTTCCGGTGGCCTTCCCTACCGTGCTGGTGGATTCGCTCGATGGCGTAGCTTACTTGACCATTACCGGTTTTACGCCCAATACGCTTGATCAGAAATCGACGTGGACGGAACTGCGGGATGCGCTCATCGCCACGCGGCGCTTTCCCGCGACCATCTTGGATCTCCGCGACAACGGAGGCGGGTCCTTGGACGTGGCCATGCTGATGTGCGATGAAATCATTCCGGCAGACAAGGTGATCATCCGCCAGGTGCAGCGCCGCTTCGACGAGATGGCCTTGGCCCCCATCGCGACCGAGATAGCGGAGGTGGCCACCGGCGGGGGCGCGGGGGAGAAGGCCGCCGACGGCAGCGCCCGGAAATACCTGCTGTTGGCCGACAGCGGGACCGCCAGCGCGGCGGAAATCTTCGTGGTGTCGCTGCGCGAGGGCGCAGGGGTGCCGCTCATGGGAATCAAGACCTTCGGCAAGGGAGTGGGCCAGATCGTCAAGAACACGCCAGGCAAAGGATTGTCCTTGATCACCTTCCTGAAATTCACGAGCGCCTCGGGCCTGGATTACCATAAGCATGGCCTGGAGCCGGACTACCCGGACTCCGCGTCCGGGGATTCCCTCCTGCCGCATGCGGTCGCGAAGGCTAAGGAACTGGCCCAGATACATACGGCCGCGAAACGCTCCGCCGCTGAGGGCAGGGCCCTCATGGCTGCCGCTGCCGCGGCGGAGTGGAACCGCAAGCAGGCGCTGAGGCCGGGAGTGAAGGAATTGCTTCTGGAAGACCGGCCATAA
- a CDS encoding amidohydrolase has translation MGAPALDPGLIRDCVAFRRAVHSDPELSGQEYRTRDRVAADLRSAGFELREFPGSAALSARWPGGDRSRAVAFRADLDALPMEETSGLPWAAKGGKAMHACGHDGHTAILLGFAKHLARAGKPYATDVLCLFQPAEEAGNGAKQMALAGALDNPKVEAVFGLHGWPELPFGSIGVHSGAVMASVDNFEIKVSGRGGHGAQPHLTRDPVFAAAQLVTAAQSLVSRNIDPLDTAVVTFAHIQAGRAYNVIPEECLLRGTVRAHAPAVRTRLREGLETLATNLCRGLGLESDLRWVEGCPALRNDAAMSALARRAAIRAFGAEAVLEPRPSMAAEDFPFLLEKAPGAYLWLGLGDKQGGLHNPRFDFNDDAIEIGIRLFLEILKEMQSPA, from the coding sequence ATGGGCGCGCCCGCGCTCGATCCGGGACTCATCCGCGACTGCGTGGCCTTCCGCCGCGCCGTGCATTCCGACCCCGAACTTTCCGGCCAGGAGTACCGCACCCGCGATCGCGTGGCCGCCGATCTGCGCTCGGCCGGATTCGAGTTGCGGGAATTCCCCGGCAGCGCCGCCCTTTCGGCCCGCTGGCCCGGGGGCGATCGCTCGCGCGCGGTCGCCTTCCGCGCCGATCTGGACGCCCTTCCCATGGAAGAAACCTCGGGACTGCCCTGGGCCGCGAAGGGCGGCAAGGCCATGCATGCCTGCGGCCACGACGGCCATACCGCCATCCTCCTGGGATTCGCCAAACACTTGGCCCGCGCCGGGAAGCCCTACGCCACCGACGTGTTATGCCTTTTCCAACCCGCCGAAGAGGCGGGCAACGGCGCCAAGCAGATGGCCCTGGCCGGCGCCCTGGATAATCCCAAGGTAGAGGCGGTGTTCGGCCTGCATGGATGGCCCGAACTCCCCTTCGGGTCCATCGGCGTGCATTCCGGCGCGGTGATGGCCTCGGTGGATAATTTCGAAATCAAGGTGTCGGGTCGGGGCGGCCACGGAGCGCAGCCCCATCTCACCCGCGACCCCGTCTTCGCCGCCGCCCAGCTCGTGACCGCGGCCCAATCCCTGGTCAGCCGTAATATCGATCCTCTGGATACGGCGGTGGTGACCTTCGCCCATATCCAAGCCGGCCGCGCCTACAACGTGATCCCGGAAGAATGCCTGTTGCGCGGTACGGTGCGCGCGCATGCCCCTGCCGTGAGGACGCGCCTGCGCGAGGGCTTGGAAACGTTGGCGACGAACCTTTGCCGCGGCCTCGGCCTGGAATCCGATCTGCGGTGGGTGGAGGGCTGCCCCGCGCTCCGCAACGATGCCGCCATGTCCGCCTTGGCCCGACGCGCCGCCATACGCGCCTTCGGCGCCGAAGCCGTCCTGGAACCGCGGCCCAGCATGGCCGCCGAGGACTTCCCGTTCCTCCTCGAGAAGGCTCCCGGAGCCTACCTATGGCTCGGGCTGGGAGATAAGCAGGGCGGGCTTCACAATCCGCGCTTCGATTTCAACGACGATGCCATCGAAATCGGCATCCGCTTGTTCCTGGAAATCTTGAAAGAGATGCAAAGCCCGGCTTAA
- a CDS encoding M23 family metallopeptidase — protein sequence MDDKLRINFYPKDTSRVRSLAVSRRSLIIAACVAVPLATLGVWLVVTGSLHEPDQTRALRKRLGEENRALEARVGKLDQDLRGLHGELAHLEEQKVNALLLSGVEYMESDAKQKSSGLFSFLHASAGRPDPGVALAKARAISVSLDSTLALLQARSDLVEGLPTSLPVAPAALNTRGFGYSPDPFTGRKALHAGVDFSQQAGAPVYAAGGGTVASVEKDLLWGNCLRIEHGRGVETFYAHLQDVTVKRGQKVARGQPIGTMGMTGVATGAHLHFELTVRGAKVDPMNYFLPELRLVSGAPGRRSGS from the coding sequence ATGGACGATAAACTCCGGATCAATTTCTACCCCAAGGACACCTCGCGGGTACGTTCCCTCGCGGTCTCCCGGCGCTCGCTGATCATCGCCGCCTGCGTGGCCGTGCCGCTGGCCACCCTCGGGGTCTGGCTGGTCGTGACGGGTTCCTTGCATGAGCCGGACCAGACTCGCGCCTTACGCAAACGGCTGGGCGAGGAAAACCGCGCCTTGGAGGCGCGCGTTGGCAAGCTCGACCAGGATCTGCGCGGCCTGCACGGGGAACTGGCCCACTTGGAAGAACAGAAAGTAAACGCTCTGCTGCTCTCCGGCGTGGAGTACATGGAAAGCGATGCGAAGCAGAAGTCCTCCGGCCTCTTCTCCTTCCTGCATGCCAGCGCCGGCCGTCCCGATCCCGGCGTCGCCCTGGCCAAGGCCCGGGCCATCTCGGTTTCCCTGGACAGCACCTTGGCCCTTCTCCAGGCGCGCTCCGATCTGGTCGAAGGCCTCCCTACCTCCTTGCCCGTCGCCCCCGCGGCCCTCAACACCCGCGGCTTCGGCTACAGCCCCGATCCCTTCACGGGCCGCAAGGCCCTGCATGCGGGTGTCGATTTCTCCCAGCAAGCCGGCGCTCCCGTCTATGCCGCCGGCGGAGGCACGGTCGCCTCGGTCGAGAAGGATCTGCTCTGGGGCAATTGCCTGCGCATCGAACACGGCCGCGGGGTGGAAACCTTTTACGCCCATTTGCAGGACGTTACCGTGAAGCGCGGGCAGAAGGTGGCGCGCGGTCAGCCCATCGGCACCATGGGCATGACCGGCGTGGCCACGGGCGCGCACTTGCACTTCGAACTCACCGTGCGCGGGGCCAAGGTCGATCCCATGAACTATTTCCTGCCCGAGCTGCGCCTGGTCTCAGGCGCGCCAGGCAGACGATCGGGTTCGTGA
- the lepB gene encoding signal peptidase I, producing the protein MADAKTGDGMRLRGAGRTFAREVVVPIILALVVIQFVIQAFKIPSASMEDSLLIGDFLLGLKFVYGSPLPYSHHKLPGLTDPKPGDVLIFKYPGDPEYPEGDTKRYKFLANLFLFGNLYWDNHPAPGEKSLVWYMPKDFIKRCIAQSGQVITVSGPKLLIDGKESPLPRRGKFRDDRGYDPQRDTLNFRLPVPGETIDFDTLTLEHAVWMRSLAYQEHPDEDVQLQLDLMKDSVVDNDYVLPYLNGDPANQSHGAVYALLNLPFQRMFQGSTMYLHSENVPFKVFQDAARYGFIRTNDLPAFRTYDPSDSAAARAAHSGRRVDSNEYFLGCYLQFVGQNIRGQSDSLHHYRIRPSLIINGQRSSKYTVMKKCFFMMGDNRDRSSDSRYWGLLSKDFVKAKAFIIYFSFDDADDRFSFTNPFSWLLIPGKIRWSRIGKLID; encoded by the coding sequence ATGGCGGATGCAAAGACCGGGGATGGAATGCGGCTTCGGGGCGCCGGCCGCACCTTCGCCAGAGAGGTGGTCGTCCCCATCATCCTGGCGCTGGTGGTCATCCAGTTCGTCATCCAGGCATTCAAGATCCCTTCGGCTTCGATGGAGGACTCCCTCCTCATCGGGGACTTCCTCTTGGGCCTCAAATTCGTTTACGGATCGCCCCTTCCGTATTCCCACCATAAGCTGCCCGGCCTCACCGATCCCAAGCCCGGCGACGTCCTCATCTTCAAGTATCCCGGGGATCCGGAATATCCCGAGGGCGATACCAAGCGGTATAAGTTCCTGGCCAACCTTTTCCTGTTCGGCAACCTCTATTGGGATAACCATCCAGCCCCCGGCGAGAAGAGCCTGGTGTGGTACATGCCCAAGGATTTCATCAAGCGGTGCATAGCGCAAAGCGGGCAGGTCATCACCGTCTCGGGCCCCAAGCTGCTCATCGACGGGAAGGAATCGCCGCTGCCGCGTAGGGGCAAGTTCCGGGACGATCGCGGTTACGATCCACAGCGCGATACCCTGAATTTCCGATTGCCGGTTCCGGGCGAAACCATCGACTTCGATACCTTGACCCTGGAGCACGCGGTGTGGATGCGCTCCCTGGCCTACCAGGAGCATCCGGACGAGGACGTGCAGTTGCAGCTTGACTTGATGAAGGATTCCGTGGTCGATAACGATTACGTGCTGCCTTACCTGAACGGCGATCCCGCCAACCAATCCCATGGCGCGGTCTACGCCCTGCTCAACCTGCCCTTCCAAAGGATGTTCCAGGGCAGCACCATGTACCTGCATTCGGAAAACGTCCCCTTCAAGGTTTTCCAGGACGCGGCCCGTTACGGCTTCATCCGCACCAACGATCTGCCCGCCTTCCGTACTTATGATCCGTCGGATAGCGCGGCGGCGCGGGCCGCGCATTCGGGCCGCCGCGTGGACAGCAATGAGTATTTCCTGGGCTGCTATCTCCAGTTCGTGGGCCAGAACATACGGGGCCAGAGCGACTCCCTGCACCACTACCGCATCCGCCCTTCCTTGATCATCAACGGCCAGCGGTCCAGCAAATATACGGTCATGAAGAAGTGCTTTTTCATGATGGGGGACAACCGCGATCGCTCCTCGGACAGCCGCTATTGGGGCCTTTTGTCCAAGGATTTCGTGAAGGCGAAAGCCTTCATCATCTACTTCTCCTTCGACGACGCGGACGATCGCTTTTCCTTCACCAACCCGTTTTCTTGGTTGCTTATCCCGGGCAAGATCCGGTGGAGCCGGATCGGGAAGCTGATTGACTAG